In one window of Candidatus Poribacteria bacterium DNA:
- a CDS encoding D-cysteine desulfhydrase family protein: METNEHLVQKIAQLPQVDLGHFPTPLEECPRLSEALGGPRIFMKREDCSGLAFGGNKVRQLTFTIGDAVAEGADTIIQGAASQSNHCRQAAAACGKLGLKCYLRLARDHKSILQGNLLLDNIAGANVEIVDVPFGPELDVVKYELAEKLKTQGLKPYVLAAPRSTALAAVAFTWCIAEISQQQQQLGIDADWIYTASVGGTQAGLVLGTKTLGLKMKPFGIAPIVWEGKFDRLRTAANNAAELLELDTQVTDADIQNTDDYIGQAYGYLTPECIDALKLVAKTEGIFLDPVYTAKAMACLIDHIRRGKLGRDDTVIFLHTGGTPALFAYQEELTADL, translated from the coding sequence ATGGAGACAAACGAACACTTAGTTCAAAAGATCGCGCAGCTACCACAGGTAGACCTCGGTCATTTCCCGACCCCCTTGGAAGAATGCCCGCGGCTTTCCGAAGCACTCGGGGGACCGCGCATCTTTATGAAACGCGAAGATTGCTCAGGTTTGGCTTTTGGGGGCAACAAAGTCCGGCAACTGACTTTCACGATCGGCGATGCTGTCGCAGAAGGGGCTGATACAATTATACAGGGCGCGGCTTCGCAATCCAATCACTGCAGACAAGCCGCTGCTGCCTGCGGTAAACTCGGACTCAAGTGTTATCTTCGCCTCGCCCGTGATCACAAAAGTATTCTCCAAGGGAATCTACTGTTAGATAATATCGCAGGCGCGAACGTTGAGATTGTTGATGTACCCTTCGGACCCGAATTAGATGTGGTGAAGTACGAACTCGCCGAAAAACTAAAGACGCAAGGACTGAAACCTTATGTCCTCGCAGCACCGCGTTCGACCGCCCTTGCCGCCGTTGCTTTTACGTGGTGTATCGCTGAAATTTCACAACAGCAACAGCAGTTGGGTATTGATGCAGATTGGATTTATACCGCTTCCGTAGGTGGCACACAAGCGGGGCTTGTCCTCGGCACCAAGACGCTTGGGCTAAAAATGAAACCGTTTGGCATCGCACCTATTGTTTGGGAAGGTAAATTTGATCGGCTACGCACCGCTGCAAACAATGCCGCCGAACTTTTGGAATTGGATACCCAAGTCACCGACGCAGATATTCAGAACACAGATGACTATATCGGACAGGCTTACGGTTACCTCACACCGGAATGTATTGATGCCCTCAAGCTCGTTGCCAAAACCGAGGGGATCTTCTTGGATCCTGTCTATACCGCTAAGGCGATGGCGTGCCTCATTGACCATATCCGACGGGGCAAACTCGGACGCGATGATACCGTTATTTTCCTCCACACAGGCGGCACCCCAGCACTCTTTGCCTACCAAGAAGAATTGACCGCCGATCTGTAG